Genomic window (Caldisericum sp.):
CGGAAGAACTATGGTTATCAGGGAAATGAGGAAAGATGAAGCACCTCTTCTTTTCCCACTTTTAAAGAAACTCATCGATACAGATCATGACTTCTACGACATTGTTGGTGTAAGAGTCTATGCAGAACTCCTTGGTTGGTTAAGAAACAGGTTAAAAGATCCTTATCAAATGGTTGGTATTGTGGATGGAAAGCTCGCAGCCTTCTGCAACGGAAGACTTATGAACAAAGATATCAACATTAGTTTACATACAATGGCATTTATGCGTGGAATGAAGGCTGGAGCAGTTATGTACTATGCAAAGGCATACTACACCTTCGAAATCCTTGGACAGAAAGAGTTCTGGGCGACATATGAAAGTTATAATGGATGGAAGAGGTGGGGCGTCGGAATGGCACAACCATCCTATCCATGGCCAGATGTGCAGCATGAATTAGGTGGAGCAAGAGTTTACTACATAACAAAAGAATACTGGCAAACAACCGTTAAGAAGTATCTTGAAGATATGATAGGTGCAAAACTCCAGGCACCAGTTCCAGAAGACCTTCTTAAGGCTGCAGAGAAGTTTGAAGTTCCAGAAACATTAGAAGAATAATTTTGTGTTATTTAATCCCCCGAGAGGATTCTTGGGGGATATATTATTTATTTGTTAAAAGGTAGGAATGAAGGTAATTTCGGTGGGCGATAAGATTGATTTAAAGTTAAAGGTTTTGGGTATTCATTCTCATTTTAACCATGCCATAAATATATATACGGACAAGGGTTTAGTTTTTATTGTCTCAAAAGATGTAGGTTCTGGTCCTAATTCGATTGTTTTAGATGAGAACAATTTGAACAAATTTACGCTTGATGATATTTCAAGATTTGATTACTCTTTTTACTCTATCTATAACTCAAGTTTTGAGTTATTTCATAAAGATTTAGAGGTTTTAGTTAACAATTTAAAAACACTTAAGGACTATTTGTTTAATTATGCCCACCCGTTAAGTGCGGTGTTTTTGCTGGACAGTTCAAGAAAGTCAAATTTCGTTAGCTTGTTTAGTTTAAATCTTGCAAACCAATTGGAAGAGAGTTTTAATCGCTTGCTTAATTTTGACCTTAATGCAATCGATTCTCTTAAGGGATTAGGATACGGGTTAACTCCGCAGGGAGACGATCTTATAGAAGGTTTTCTCGCTGCAATTTATGTTTATGAGAAGTTGTTAGATTTGAATTTGTCCTCTTTGAGAAAAACGATTTATGATAAAGCACTCACGAAGAATAAAGTTGCAAATACTTTTTTGTATTTTACTTCGCTGGGTCTTTTC
Coding sequences:
- a CDS encoding DUF2877 domain-containing protein; protein product: MKVISVGDKIDLKLKVLGIHSHFNHAINIYTDKGLVFIVSKDVGSGPNSIVLDENNLNKFTLDDISRFDYSFYSIYNSSFELFHKDLEVLVNNLKTLKDYLFNYAHPLSAVFLLDSSRKSNFVSLFSLNLANQLEESFNRLLNFDLNAIDSLKGLGYGLTPQGDDLIEGFLAAIYVYEKLLDLNLSSLRKTIYDKALTKNKVANTFLYFTSLGLFYERFKDVLKALFTGFNLEESILKMLSFGETSGADILTGFIKGFEKLLEGGNELWQ
- a CDS encoding N-acetyltransferase; the protein is MKKEVPEKVSQNEVVFKVEEIEPLLSGPAMDLPHWEPMYITLPNGRTMVIREMRKDEAPLLFPLLKKLIDTDHDFYDIVGVRVYAELLGWLRNRLKDPYQMVGIVDGKLAAFCNGRLMNKDINISLHTMAFMRGMKAGAVMYYAKAYYTFEILGQKEFWATYESYNGWKRWGVGMAQPSYPWPDVQHELGGARVYYITKEYWQTTVKKYLEDMIGAKLQAPVPEDLLKAAEKFEVPETLEE